In Agrobacterium sp. RAC06, a single window of DNA contains:
- a CDS encoding DUF6471 domain-containing protein: MAWLRLLGHVEDQTVLKRKGVTYSQLAEKLASIGVDEKEVSIRNKLSRGKFTASFVLQCLSAISASSISIS; the protein is encoded by the coding sequence ATGGCGTGGCTGCGTTTGTTGGGCCACGTGGAAGACCAAACCGTTCTGAAGCGCAAAGGTGTTACTTACTCACAGCTTGCGGAGAAGCTGGCGTCTATTGGCGTAGACGAAAAGGAAGTGAGCATCAGAAACAAGCTAAGCCGTGGCAAGTTCACGGCTTCGTTCGTGCTCCAATGCCTTTCGGCTATTAGCGCATCCAGTATTTCGATTTCTTAG